The following are from one region of the Girardinichthys multiradiatus isolate DD_20200921_A chromosome 9, DD_fGirMul_XY1, whole genome shotgun sequence genome:
- the LOC124874269 gene encoding uncharacterized protein LOC124874269 isoform X2 translates to MTDQESTVQSQLADILNRRLSSPGTVRPVRQENARQSVEGQTTQMGTASQSGQLIRCPQGSGSGQSVHQEMARSFPGLFRREAKGKRRFAPDARLQKGFLVNFFLLDRQRSKTPKGDEELQLILAGLGKRSLTVNESFRHSEVFLFKLTDSLLNAFPRLSSINGGWLLHNSTGGGGQRKLVVIPPDSDGYSGQQLKAVSGNGKCTLYIAPLQEEIDTTPFPPEAKEFENMPKAPCTTCKKMVPLQALPFHIKSCIDESIDLDSSPESESCNPDHMPPLSTESQTKMTAECPVCRDVFDIDTIETHASDWNMLFRQRRQCWHFKCTNPFFSKLR, encoded by the exons atgacggaccaagaaagtacggtacaaagccag TTAGCGGATATTCTAAACAGGAGGTTAAGTTCTCCAGGGACGGTCAGGCCAGTTAGACAGGAAAATGCAAGACAGTCTGTTGAGGGACAGACAACCCAAATGGGGACAGCTTCACAGTCAGGACAACTAATAAGATGTCCTCAGGGTAGTGGCTCTGGACAGTCAGTGCATCAAGAAATGGCTAG gtcttttcCTGGACTTTTTCGCAGAGAGGCAAAAGGCAAAAGACGTTTCGCACCCGATGCACGACTACAAAAAGGTTTTCTGGTTAACTTTTTCTTACTTGATAGACAGCGTTCAAAAACACCCAAAGGAGATGAAGAGCTCCAGCTCATACTGGCTGGTCTTGGGAAAAGGTCTCTCACAGTAAACGAAAGCTTCAGACATTCTGAGGTATTTCTTTTTAAG CTGACAGATTCTCTGCTCAATGCATTTCCACGGCTTAGCAGTATTAATGGTGGCTGGCTGTTACACAATTCTACAG GTGGAGGTGGGCAGCGAAAATTAGTTGTCATTCCTCCCGATTCTGATGGATATAGTGGGCAGCAGCTAAAAGCAGTGAGTGGAAATGGAAAATGTACACTGTACATAGCACCTTTACAGGAGGAAATTGATACCACTCCCTTTCCACCAGAAgcaaaagaatttgaaaacatGCCCAAAGCCCCATGCACCACCTGCAAGAAGATGGTTCCACTTCAAGCGCTTCCATTTCACATTAAGAGCTGCATAGATGAGAGTATTGATCTGGACAGTTCCCCGGAGAGT GAAAGCTGCAACCCAGACCACATGCCTCCATTAAGCACAGAATCTCAGACAAAGATG ACTGCTGAGTGTCCAGTCTGCAGAGATGTATTCGACATCGATACAATTGAAACACATGCATCTGACTGGAATATG CTCTTCAGACAAAGAAGGCAATGTTGGCATTTCAAGTGCACAAATCCATTCTtttcaaag
- the LOC124874269 gene encoding uncharacterized protein LOC124874269 isoform X1 — MTDQESTVQSQVQLADILNRRLSSPGTVRPVRQENARQSVEGQTTQMGTASQSGQLIRCPQGSGSGQSVHQEMARSFPGLFRREAKGKRRFAPDARLQKGFLVNFFLLDRQRSKTPKGDEELQLILAGLGKRSLTVNESFRHSEVFLFKLTDSLLNAFPRLSSINGGWLLHNSTGGGGQRKLVVIPPDSDGYSGQQLKAVSGNGKCTLYIAPLQEEIDTTPFPPEAKEFENMPKAPCTTCKKMVPLQALPFHIKSCIDESIDLDSSPESESCNPDHMPPLSTESQTKMTAECPVCRDVFDIDTIETHASDWNMLFRQRRQCWHFKCTNPFFSKLR; from the exons atgacggaccaagaaagtacggtacaaagccag GTCCAGTTAGCGGATATTCTAAACAGGAGGTTAAGTTCTCCAGGGACGGTCAGGCCAGTTAGACAGGAAAATGCAAGACAGTCTGTTGAGGGACAGACAACCCAAATGGGGACAGCTTCACAGTCAGGACAACTAATAAGATGTCCTCAGGGTAGTGGCTCTGGACAGTCAGTGCATCAAGAAATGGCTAG gtcttttcCTGGACTTTTTCGCAGAGAGGCAAAAGGCAAAAGACGTTTCGCACCCGATGCACGACTACAAAAAGGTTTTCTGGTTAACTTTTTCTTACTTGATAGACAGCGTTCAAAAACACCCAAAGGAGATGAAGAGCTCCAGCTCATACTGGCTGGTCTTGGGAAAAGGTCTCTCACAGTAAACGAAAGCTTCAGACATTCTGAGGTATTTCTTTTTAAG CTGACAGATTCTCTGCTCAATGCATTTCCACGGCTTAGCAGTATTAATGGTGGCTGGCTGTTACACAATTCTACAG GTGGAGGTGGGCAGCGAAAATTAGTTGTCATTCCTCCCGATTCTGATGGATATAGTGGGCAGCAGCTAAAAGCAGTGAGTGGAAATGGAAAATGTACACTGTACATAGCACCTTTACAGGAGGAAATTGATACCACTCCCTTTCCACCAGAAgcaaaagaatttgaaaacatGCCCAAAGCCCCATGCACCACCTGCAAGAAGATGGTTCCACTTCAAGCGCTTCCATTTCACATTAAGAGCTGCATAGATGAGAGTATTGATCTGGACAGTTCCCCGGAGAGT GAAAGCTGCAACCCAGACCACATGCCTCCATTAAGCACAGAATCTCAGACAAAGATG ACTGCTGAGTGTCCAGTCTGCAGAGATGTATTCGACATCGATACAATTGAAACACATGCATCTGACTGGAATATG CTCTTCAGACAAAGAAGGCAATGTTGGCATTTCAAGTGCACAAATCCATTCTtttcaaag
- the LOC124874269 gene encoding uncharacterized protein LOC124874269 isoform X3: MTDQESTVQSQVQLADILNRRLSSPGTVRPVRQENARQSVEGQTTQMGTASQSGQLIRCPQGSGSGQSVHQEMARSFPGLFRREAKGKRRFAPDARLQKGFLVNFFLLDRQRSKTPKGDEELQLILAGLGKRSLTVNESFRHSELTDSLLNAFPRLSSINGGWLLHNSTGGGGQRKLVVIPPDSDGYSGQQLKAVSGNGKCTLYIAPLQEEIDTTPFPPEAKEFENMPKAPCTTCKKMVPLQALPFHIKSCIDESIDLDSSPESESCNPDHMPPLSTESQTKMTAECPVCRDVFDIDTIETHASDWNMLFRQRRQCWHFKCTNPFFSKLR; this comes from the exons atgacggaccaagaaagtacggtacaaagccag GTCCAGTTAGCGGATATTCTAAACAGGAGGTTAAGTTCTCCAGGGACGGTCAGGCCAGTTAGACAGGAAAATGCAAGACAGTCTGTTGAGGGACAGACAACCCAAATGGGGACAGCTTCACAGTCAGGACAACTAATAAGATGTCCTCAGGGTAGTGGCTCTGGACAGTCAGTGCATCAAGAAATGGCTAG gtcttttcCTGGACTTTTTCGCAGAGAGGCAAAAGGCAAAAGACGTTTCGCACCCGATGCACGACTACAAAAAGGTTTTCTGGTTAACTTTTTCTTACTTGATAGACAGCGTTCAAAAACACCCAAAGGAGATGAAGAGCTCCAGCTCATACTGGCTGGTCTTGGGAAAAGGTCTCTCACAGTAAACGAAAGCTTCAGACATTCTGAG CTGACAGATTCTCTGCTCAATGCATTTCCACGGCTTAGCAGTATTAATGGTGGCTGGCTGTTACACAATTCTACAG GTGGAGGTGGGCAGCGAAAATTAGTTGTCATTCCTCCCGATTCTGATGGATATAGTGGGCAGCAGCTAAAAGCAGTGAGTGGAAATGGAAAATGTACACTGTACATAGCACCTTTACAGGAGGAAATTGATACCACTCCCTTTCCACCAGAAgcaaaagaatttgaaaacatGCCCAAAGCCCCATGCACCACCTGCAAGAAGATGGTTCCACTTCAAGCGCTTCCATTTCACATTAAGAGCTGCATAGATGAGAGTATTGATCTGGACAGTTCCCCGGAGAGT GAAAGCTGCAACCCAGACCACATGCCTCCATTAAGCACAGAATCTCAGACAAAGATG ACTGCTGAGTGTCCAGTCTGCAGAGATGTATTCGACATCGATACAATTGAAACACATGCATCTGACTGGAATATG CTCTTCAGACAAAGAAGGCAATGTTGGCATTTCAAGTGCACAAATCCATTCTtttcaaag
- the LOC124874269 gene encoding uncharacterized protein LOC124874269 isoform X4: MTDQESTVQSQVQLADILNRRLSSPGTVRPVRQENARQSVEGQTTQMGTASQSGQLIRCPQGSGSGQSVHQEMARSFPGLFRREAKGKRRFAPDARLQKGFLVNFFLLDRQRSKTPKGDEELQLILAGLGKRSLTVNESFRHSEVFLFKLTDSLLNAFPRLSSINGGWLLHNSTGGGGQRKLVVIPPDSDGYSGQQLKAESCNPDHMPPLSTESQTKMTAECPVCRDVFDIDTIETHASDWNMLFRQRRQCWHFKCTNPFFSKLR; encoded by the exons atgacggaccaagaaagtacggtacaaagccag GTCCAGTTAGCGGATATTCTAAACAGGAGGTTAAGTTCTCCAGGGACGGTCAGGCCAGTTAGACAGGAAAATGCAAGACAGTCTGTTGAGGGACAGACAACCCAAATGGGGACAGCTTCACAGTCAGGACAACTAATAAGATGTCCTCAGGGTAGTGGCTCTGGACAGTCAGTGCATCAAGAAATGGCTAG gtcttttcCTGGACTTTTTCGCAGAGAGGCAAAAGGCAAAAGACGTTTCGCACCCGATGCACGACTACAAAAAGGTTTTCTGGTTAACTTTTTCTTACTTGATAGACAGCGTTCAAAAACACCCAAAGGAGATGAAGAGCTCCAGCTCATACTGGCTGGTCTTGGGAAAAGGTCTCTCACAGTAAACGAAAGCTTCAGACATTCTGAGGTATTTCTTTTTAAG CTGACAGATTCTCTGCTCAATGCATTTCCACGGCTTAGCAGTATTAATGGTGGCTGGCTGTTACACAATTCTACAG GTGGAGGTGGGCAGCGAAAATTAGTTGTCATTCCTCCCGATTCTGATGGATATAGTGGGCAGCAGCTAAAAGCA GAAAGCTGCAACCCAGACCACATGCCTCCATTAAGCACAGAATCTCAGACAAAGATG ACTGCTGAGTGTCCAGTCTGCAGAGATGTATTCGACATCGATACAATTGAAACACATGCATCTGACTGGAATATG CTCTTCAGACAAAGAAGGCAATGTTGGCATTTCAAGTGCACAAATCCATTCTtttcaaag